From a single Vibrio toranzoniae genomic region:
- a CDS encoding tetratricopeptide repeat protein codes for MGTIIKQAIELRKEAKYQESRELLATLLDDEKYAAKAHLQIAWSYDNQGKEQQAIEHYLLSFLGELTSTERFDALFGLASTYRSLGLYAEALSYFEQTMAEYPDSLEVQPFYAMCLYNLGRHKEATSLLLELLVSTTNSDAIKEYQRAISLYAQDLDKTW; via the coding sequence ATGGGCACCATTATCAAACAAGCCATCGAGTTACGTAAAGAGGCCAAGTATCAAGAATCACGAGAGTTGCTGGCGACACTACTCGATGATGAAAAGTATGCTGCGAAAGCGCACTTGCAGATAGCTTGGTCTTACGATAATCAAGGTAAAGAACAGCAGGCTATCGAGCATTATTTACTGTCTTTTTTGGGCGAACTTACTTCTACAGAACGCTTTGATGCGCTTTTCGGTTTGGCGAGTACTTATCGAAGCCTAGGCCTTTATGCAGAGGCTTTAAGCTATTTTGAACAGACGATGGCAGAGTATCCTGATTCCCTTGAAGTTCAGCCTTTCTACGCGATGTGTTTGTACAATTTAGGTCGCCATAAAGAGGCGACGTCTCTGCTACTTGAGTTATTGGTTTCTACGACCAATAGCGATGCGATTAAAGAGTACCAACGAGCGATCTCTTTATATGCTCAAGACTTGGATAAGACTTGGTAA
- a CDS encoding aerolysin family beta-barrel pore-forming toxin → MISINRSLLTTAVLSVLSTSVNAKVYPDQIVFDQLGEDVCRSGYRPLDRYEAEEQKSALLARMGTWQITGLKGNWVIMGPGYHGEIKQSNSGSTFCYPNNDQSEIPNYSAKSVPEGSEIDVQYELVNNRNDFVHPLSYLAHNLGYAWVSGNNSQYVGEDMTIERSGDSWVIQGNNSGSCSGYRCGEKTKITVDNFAYTVNDDNFWHGDVVESDRELVKTVYATARNNSNIAQQVVVDLKVDESTNWSKTNSYGFSQSVQTENTFKWPLVGETKLTIKFEANQSFSKSNGGSTSEQVTLQARPMVPANSELPIRVELYRSSISYPYRFNADISYDVEFNGFLRWGGNAWHTHPDNRPYKAHTFTMGRGSDKSADIRYQWDHRYIPGETKWWDWGWAIKEAGLSNMQYATGGSLRPFHSYVSGDFYADSQFAGTIEIGQATPITNNLRSKRSVDSVNETTERIGDIEVTTNFNADELSDLGFEGAEMNISVVE, encoded by the coding sequence ATGATCAGTATAAACAGAAGTCTCTTAACAACCGCAGTGTTGTCTGTTCTATCAACCAGCGTAAACGCAAAGGTTTACCCTGACCAAATCGTGTTTGACCAACTTGGTGAGGATGTATGTCGCTCTGGCTATCGCCCTTTGGACCGTTATGAAGCTGAAGAACAGAAGAGTGCTTTGCTCGCTCGTATGGGCACTTGGCAGATCACAGGCTTAAAAGGAAACTGGGTGATCATGGGGCCTGGCTATCATGGTGAAATTAAACAATCAAACAGCGGGTCAACGTTCTGTTATCCGAACAACGACCAATCTGAAATCCCTAACTATTCCGCAAAATCGGTTCCGGAAGGCAGCGAGATCGATGTTCAGTATGAATTAGTGAACAACCGTAACGATTTTGTTCATCCATTAAGCTATTTAGCTCACAACCTAGGTTACGCATGGGTTAGCGGTAATAATAGTCAGTATGTAGGTGAAGACATGACGATAGAACGCTCTGGCGACAGCTGGGTGATACAAGGAAACAACAGTGGATCTTGTAGCGGTTATCGTTGTGGTGAAAAAACCAAAATCACCGTCGACAACTTTGCCTACACCGTTAACGATGACAACTTTTGGCATGGTGATGTTGTCGAATCAGACCGTGAATTAGTGAAGACCGTTTACGCTACCGCAAGAAACAACAGTAATATCGCCCAACAAGTGGTTGTCGATCTGAAAGTAGATGAATCAACAAACTGGTCGAAAACGAACAGCTATGGATTCTCGCAAAGCGTTCAAACAGAAAATACGTTTAAGTGGCCTCTTGTTGGCGAAACTAAACTCACTATTAAGTTTGAAGCCAACCAAAGCTTCTCTAAATCCAATGGTGGTTCTACTAGTGAACAAGTGACACTTCAAGCGCGCCCTATGGTTCCAGCAAACTCAGAGCTTCCGATTCGAGTTGAATTGTATCGTTCAAGCATCTCCTACCCATATAGATTCAACGCCGACATTAGTTACGATGTTGAGTTTAATGGCTTCCTTCGTTGGGGTGGCAACGCATGGCACACCCATCCAGACAACCGCCCTTACAAAGCTCACACCTTTACTATGGGTCGAGGCAGCGATAAATCTGCAGACATTCGCTACCAGTGGGATCACCGATACATTCCAGGTGAGACAAAATGGTGGGATTGGGGCTGGGCAATCAAAGAAGCTGGCTTATCAAACATGCAGTACGCAACCGGCGGAAGCCTACGCCCATTCCACTCTTATGTGTCGGGTGACTTTTACGCTGACTCTCAATTTGCCGGTACCATTGAGATTGGCCAAGCAACACCGATTACCAACAATTTACGTAGCAAAAGAAGTGTTGATTCCGTCAACGAAACCACTGAGCGCATTGGCGATATCGAAGTCACCACCAACTTCAATGCTGATGAGTTGAGCGACCTAGGTTTTGAAGGTGCAGAGATGAACATTAGCGTCGTTGAATAG
- the cyaB gene encoding class IV adenylate cyclase: MTNDHFQGKYEVELKYRLDSKSEFLKTLSLIPHEVMLQGNLECDWYFDSPDRSLQAQNKSLCIRTMEPSGIKLWIVKGPESDRCEATNITDASNAKSMLENLGYEVILKAQKTRSIYFVGEFHITVDLLKGIGDFAEFAIMTDDESKLSVYKDELELLASKFGLTQSALQTQSYKQMFEEMNA, translated from the coding sequence ATGACTAACGACCATTTCCAAGGTAAATACGAAGTAGAGCTTAAGTATCGTCTCGATTCTAAATCAGAATTCTTGAAGACATTGAGTCTTATTCCCCATGAAGTGATGCTCCAAGGTAATCTTGAGTGCGATTGGTATTTCGATAGCCCAGACAGAAGCTTACAAGCTCAAAACAAGAGTTTATGTATTCGCACAATGGAACCGTCGGGCATTAAGCTATGGATTGTAAAAGGCCCAGAGTCTGACCGATGCGAAGCGACAAACATCACCGATGCGTCGAATGCCAAGAGTATGCTTGAGAACTTGGGTTACGAAGTGATTCTAAAAGCGCAGAAGACACGCAGTATCTACTTCGTGGGCGAATTTCATATTACTGTCGACTTACTAAAGGGTATCGGTGATTTTGCAGAGTTCGCTATCATGACGGACGACGAGTCTAAGTTATCGGTTTATAAAGATGAGTTGGAGTTATTAGCCAGTAAGTTTGGGCTGACTCAATCAGCACTGCAAACCCAATCTTATAAACAGATGTTCGAGGAAATGAACGCATAG
- a CDS encoding DUF1852 domain-containing protein translates to MNKELNFTIKSISLDENYQPADSTRITTNFANLARGDSRQANLRNALQMIDNSFNALAHWDNPKGDRYSVELEIISVDMDIESNGEAFPSIEVLKTNILDHKTNERIEGIIGNNFSSYVRDYDFSVLLLDHNKGQDKFSIPEDFGDLHGKLFKHFVNSEAYKQNFNKPPVICLSVSDNKTYYRTENQHPVLGFEYQPNESSLTEQYFKKMGLQVRYFMPPNTVAPLAFYFFGDLLNDYSNLELISTISTMGTFQKIYRPEIYNANAVAGNCYQPNLKNLDHSLTQIVYDREERGKLAIEQGKFAEEHFIKPYQSVLENWFANYAL, encoded by the coding sequence ATGAATAAAGAACTTAATTTTACGATAAAAAGCATTAGCCTCGACGAAAACTACCAGCCTGCAGACAGCACGCGTATCACAACCAACTTTGCGAACTTAGCTAGAGGCGACAGCCGTCAAGCAAACTTACGTAACGCACTGCAGATGATTGACAACAGTTTCAATGCCTTAGCACACTGGGACAACCCAAAGGGCGACCGCTACTCTGTGGAGCTTGAAATCATTTCTGTTGACATGGACATTGAAAGCAACGGCGAAGCATTCCCTTCAATTGAAGTTCTGAAAACAAACATTCTGGACCACAAAACCAACGAGCGTATTGAAGGCATTATCGGAAACAACTTTTCTTCTTATGTTCGAGATTATGACTTCAGCGTATTACTTTTGGATCATAATAAAGGCCAAGATAAATTCAGTATTCCAGAAGATTTTGGGGATTTACACGGCAAGCTGTTTAAACATTTCGTTAACTCTGAAGCTTACAAACAGAATTTCAATAAGCCACCTGTTATTTGTTTGAGTGTTTCAGATAATAAAACCTATTACCGTACTGAAAATCAACACCCTGTATTAGGCTTTGAATACCAACCTAATGAATCTTCTTTAACTGAGCAATACTTCAAGAAGATGGGATTACAGGTTCGTTATTTCATGCCGCCAAATACTGTTGCTCCTCTGGCTTTCTATTTCTTTGGTGATCTTCTGAACGATTACTCTAACCTAGAGCTTATCAGCACCATCAGCACCATGGGTACTTTCCAGAAAATCTACCGACCTGAGATTTACAACGCGAACGCGGTCGCAGGCAACTGTTACCAACCAAACTTGAAAAACTTGGACCACTCACTGACTCAGATCGTGTATGACCGAGAAGAACGCGGCAAGTTAGCTATTGAGCAAGGTAAATTCGCAGAAGAACATTTCATTAAGCCATATCAATCGGTTCTTGAGAACTGGTTTGCCAATTACGCGCTTTAA
- a CDS encoding methionine synthase, with amino-acid sequence MKTLLPTSTAGSLPKPSWLAQPETLWSPWKLEGDELTDGKQDALRVSLHEQQQAGIDIVSDGEQTRQHFVTTFIEHLNGVDFEKRETVKIRDRYDASVPTVVGPVSRQKSVFVEDAKFLRQQTDQPIKWALPGPMTMIDTLYDAHYQSREKLAWEFAKILNEEAKELEAAGVDIIQFDEPAFNVFFDEVNDWGIACLERAIEGLKCETAVHICYGYGIKANTDWKKTLGTEWRQYEEVFPKLQQSNIDIISLECHNSHVPLELLELVRGKKVMVGAIDVATDTIETPEEVASTLRETLKYVDADKLYPCTNCGMAPLPREIASAKLNALSAGAEIVRKELSA; translated from the coding sequence ATGAAAACACTATTACCAACTTCAACAGCAGGCAGCTTACCTAAGCCGTCTTGGCTAGCACAACCAGAAACACTTTGGTCTCCATGGAAACTGGAAGGCGACGAATTAACAGATGGCAAGCAGGATGCCCTACGAGTGTCTCTGCATGAACAACAACAAGCCGGCATCGATATCGTGAGTGATGGCGAACAAACCCGCCAACACTTTGTGACCACCTTCATTGAACACCTAAATGGTGTCGATTTCGAGAAGCGTGAGACCGTTAAAATCCGCGACCGCTACGATGCAAGTGTACCGACGGTTGTTGGCCCAGTTTCTCGTCAGAAATCCGTGTTTGTTGAAGATGCGAAATTCTTACGTCAGCAAACCGACCAACCGATCAAATGGGCTCTGCCGGGGCCTATGACCATGATTGATACACTTTACGACGCACATTACCAAAGCCGTGAAAAACTGGCGTGGGAGTTTGCAAAGATCCTCAACGAAGAAGCGAAAGAACTTGAAGCTGCGGGTGTTGATATTATTCAGTTCGATGAGCCCGCATTTAACGTGTTCTTTGATGAAGTAAATGATTGGGGTATCGCTTGTTTGGAAAGAGCCATTGAAGGGCTTAAATGCGAAACCGCAGTACACATTTGCTATGGTTACGGCATCAAAGCAAACACAGATTGGAAAAAGACATTGGGCACTGAGTGGCGCCAATATGAAGAAGTCTTCCCTAAGCTGCAGCAATCCAATATCGACATCATCTCATTAGAGTGTCACAACTCTCATGTACCACTTGAACTGCTTGAGCTTGTTCGCGGCAAGAAAGTGATGGTTGGCGCTATTGATGTTGCTACAGATACTATTGAAACACCGGAAGAAGTGGCTAGCACGCTAAGAGAAACACTTAAGTATGTTGATGCAGACAAGCTCTACCCTTGCACCAACTGCGGTATGGCTCCCCTACCTCGCGAAATTGCCTCAGCTAAGCTGAATGCACTCAGCGCTGGCGCAGAGATCGTTCGTAAAGAGCTTTCAGCGTAA
- a CDS encoding metal-dependent hydrolase produces MDPLTQGVLGASLSQAASKKQHLVVAGVLGLLSGMAPDLDAFIRSESDPLLALEFHRQFTHSLLFIPIGSLICALVLYPLIAKRRDLSFKQSWLYCALGYGTHALLDSCTTYGTQLFWPLTNERYAWNTISIIDPVYTLPILILLVFATWKRILFLARIAFLWALIYPTLGMIQRDRAEAIGWQLAQERQHTPIRLEAKPSFANILVWKVVYETESRYYVDAVRVGSSVKTYPGDSIAKLNVSQDFPWLDPNSQQAKDIERFRWFSNGYVAQDPMDDLRVIDVRYSIVPNQLIALWSIKLSQSADAETHIKYETHRDNTPESRQVFLDMLKGD; encoded by the coding sequence ATGGATCCGTTAACGCAGGGCGTGCTAGGCGCTTCTTTGTCACAAGCGGCGAGTAAAAAACAACATTTGGTGGTCGCTGGGGTTCTAGGTTTGCTCTCTGGAATGGCGCCAGATTTAGATGCGTTTATTCGATCGGAGAGTGATCCTTTACTGGCATTGGAGTTCCATCGACAGTTTACCCATTCACTCCTGTTTATCCCTATTGGCAGCTTGATTTGTGCTCTGGTTTTGTATCCTTTGATTGCTAAAAGGCGCGATCTCTCGTTTAAACAGAGCTGGCTGTATTGCGCGTTAGGTTATGGCACACATGCTTTACTCGACTCTTGCACAACGTATGGCACTCAACTGTTTTGGCCGCTCACCAACGAACGTTACGCTTGGAATACCATTTCGATTATCGACCCTGTCTATACACTTCCTATCTTGATATTACTTGTGTTTGCAACATGGAAACGAATCCTTTTTCTGGCTCGTATTGCGTTTTTGTGGGCTTTGATTTATCCGACGCTAGGCATGATACAAAGGGATAGGGCAGAAGCCATAGGGTGGCAATTAGCACAAGAGCGACAACATACACCTATTCGGCTAGAGGCCAAACCGAGCTTTGCGAATATCTTAGTGTGGAAAGTGGTGTACGAAACAGAATCTCGATACTACGTAGATGCTGTTCGAGTCGGTTCCTCCGTTAAAACCTATCCTGGAGACTCAATAGCTAAACTGAATGTGAGTCAAGATTTCCCTTGGCTCGATCCTAATTCACAACAAGCTAAAGACATTGAACGTTTTCGCTGGTTCTCAAATGGTTATGTGGCGCAAGATCCAATGGATGATCTGCGTGTTATCGATGTTCGATATTCAATTGTACCGAACCAATTGATAGCACTTTGGAGTATCAAATTATCTCAGTCTGCCGATGCCGAGACACATATCAAGTACGAAACCCACAGAGACAACACACCCGAGTCGAGACAGGTTTTTTTAGATATGTTGAAAGGCGACTGA
- a CDS encoding anti-sigma factor, with protein MKKDTQQIPINDDNLAGQYVLGTLTEEERYNFEKRLAHSSELQQAVNQWQTHFLSITDRLEPKVASQSLSARIERSLDELEEFSKPATQSRPEPQSHFWQSLGLWRAISMACLVLAMVLGFKLQTLEPMQSTPTYIAVLVQPENKNPSWVIQTTHANQMQLVPLGAVKIPEGKALQFWTKADDWDAPVSLGLVREGETLNLNISELPPLTENQLFELTLEQETGSSTGRPTGPITSIGRGLSI; from the coding sequence ATGAAAAAAGATACGCAACAAATTCCTATCAACGATGATAATTTAGCCGGCCAATATGTGCTTGGCACACTGACAGAAGAAGAACGATATAATTTTGAAAAACGTTTAGCTCACAGTAGCGAATTACAACAAGCGGTTAATCAATGGCAAACTCATTTTTTGTCTATTACTGATAGATTAGAGCCAAAAGTCGCCTCTCAGTCTTTATCTGCACGTATTGAGCGCAGCCTAGATGAACTTGAAGAATTTTCTAAACCGGCAACGCAATCAAGACCTGAACCACAAAGCCATTTCTGGCAAAGTCTCGGTTTATGGCGGGCTATCTCAATGGCTTGTCTTGTACTAGCGATGGTACTAGGTTTTAAATTACAAACCCTTGAACCAATGCAAAGTACACCCACTTATATCGCGGTATTAGTACAACCAGAAAACAAAAACCCAAGTTGGGTAATACAAACCACTCATGCCAATCAGATGCAACTAGTTCCCCTGGGTGCAGTGAAAATACCAGAAGGCAAAGCATTACAATTTTGGACAAAAGCCGACGATTGGGATGCACCTGTCTCACTAGGATTAGTCAGAGAAGGCGAAACGCTTAATCTAAATATTAGTGAACTACCGCCACTAACAGAAAACCAATTGTTCGAACTAACTTTAGAGCAAGAGACAGGCTCTTCTACAGGTCGACCAACTGGCCCTATTACCTCAATTGGGCGCGGCCTTTCGATATAG
- a CDS encoding sigma-70 family RNA polymerase sigma factor — MHCAQGDRQALRQLYEQEASRLLTVVLRILQNRALSEDVVHDAFIKIWKNANSYHQELGSARGWIYTLTRNLALNALKHSNRQILSEPDLLLALCDSQVLDLAEQPDGISELSEDPLAQTSLQTCLEYLEPERKLCILHAYVDGYTQDEISQLLNKPLGTVKSWIKRSLNALKGCLQ, encoded by the coding sequence ATGCACTGCGCTCAAGGTGATCGCCAAGCCTTAAGACAGTTATATGAACAGGAAGCATCAAGATTACTCACTGTAGTGCTGAGGATTTTGCAAAACCGTGCTTTATCCGAAGACGTTGTGCATGACGCCTTTATAAAAATTTGGAAAAATGCAAACTCCTACCATCAAGAGCTAGGGTCCGCACGTGGTTGGATATATACGTTAACCCGTAATTTAGCGTTAAATGCACTTAAACACTCCAACCGCCAAATCTTATCAGAACCAGATTTGTTACTCGCTCTATGTGATAGTCAAGTATTGGACTTAGCAGAGCAGCCAGATGGTATTTCTGAACTTTCAGAAGATCCTTTGGCACAAACGTCTCTACAAACATGTTTGGAATATTTAGAACCGGAACGCAAATTGTGTATATTGCACGCTTATGTTGATGGCTACACCCAAGACGAAATTTCTCAATTGCTTAACAAACCCCTTGGTACCGTAAAATCATGGATTAAGCGCAGCTTGAATGCTTTAAAGGGGTGTCTGCAATGA
- a CDS encoding sulfite exporter TauE/SafE family protein: protein MSELLLLIFYCALLGSGVGFLAGLLGIGGGLIIVPVLSSILLYLEVLPSDQVVVAAIATSLASILFTSTSSALAHHKNGNVPWDLAPWIMLGVALGALVSGFMAALLPEKVVRIVFAVSVVLIAIKMFLSSKSGTPNERKLPNKGVLTVLTTITGGLSAMIGIGGGALLVPLLTFFSVDMKKAIGCASACGIVIALFGSIGYITAGSSHFALTDGFAGFVYLPALLGIVCTSWFTAPLGAKATNHLPVPTIKKIFSVLLVVIAASMVAR, encoded by the coding sequence ATGAGTGAATTGCTGTTGTTGATTTTCTACTGTGCGTTACTAGGCAGTGGTGTTGGTTTTCTTGCCGGGCTTTTGGGCATTGGTGGAGGGCTGATTATTGTTCCGGTGTTAAGCAGCATTTTACTTTACTTAGAAGTTCTGCCGTCCGACCAAGTTGTTGTTGCTGCGATTGCGACCTCGTTGGCCTCGATTCTATTTACTTCAACGTCTTCTGCACTCGCTCACCACAAGAATGGCAACGTGCCTTGGGATCTGGCACCTTGGATCATGCTGGGTGTTGCCCTTGGTGCTTTGGTTAGTGGTTTTATGGCGGCGTTATTGCCGGAAAAGGTCGTTCGTATCGTGTTTGCTGTGAGCGTGGTTCTTATCGCGATTAAGATGTTCTTAAGCAGTAAAAGCGGCACGCCTAACGAACGAAAACTACCGAATAAAGGGGTGTTAACCGTTCTAACAACCATTACTGGCGGCTTGTCTGCCATGATAGGGATTGGTGGCGGTGCGTTGTTAGTTCCACTATTAACGTTCTTTTCGGTCGATATGAAAAAGGCGATCGGCTGTGCGTCTGCGTGTGGCATTGTTATCGCGTTATTTGGTTCTATCGGTTATATCACTGCGGGCAGTAGCCATTTTGCTTTAACCGATGGATTTGCAGGTTTTGTTTATTTACCAGCGCTGCTGGGTATCGTGTGCACCTCTTGGTTCACGGCTCCGTTAGGCGCAAAAGCGACAAACCACTTGCCTGTCCCTACGATTAAAAAGATCTTCTCAGTACTGTTAGTTGTTATCGCTGCCAGCATGGTCGCTCGCTAA
- a CDS encoding carboxypeptidase M32 — MSAFKKLVEHSKKCSRFQHLAAICGWDQASMMPAGGNQARSEAMAELSVHIHGLMTQPQLGDWIADAENEALNNEQHSSLREIKRQWQQANLLPEKLVEAKSLAGSKCEHAWRSQRGNNDWVGFEKNWREVVELSREEAQIRADAANLTPYDAMLDIYEPGTSSASLDILFSDVKTWLPSLIDEVIEKQSSEQFNAPSGIYSTEKQKALGLEVMKLLQFDFEHGRLDESVHPFCGGVPSDVRITTRYDEAEFVQSLMGIVHETGHARYEQGLPKHLAGQPAGEARSMGIHESQSLFFEMQVGRSDPFIGHLANLTGQQFSGSEFEKDNFQKIYTRVKKDFIRVDADELTYPAHVILRYEIERDLINGKIKHTDVPELWNTKMQSYLGLSTQGNFTNGCMQDIHWTDGAFGYFPSYTLGAMYAAQFMASMKKTVDVNSVIESGDLSPIFTWLESNIWSKGSLLTTDDLVRGATGETLNAAYFKRHLEERYL; from the coding sequence ATGAGCGCATTCAAAAAACTAGTCGAACACTCTAAAAAATGTTCACGCTTTCAACACCTAGCCGCTATTTGTGGTTGGGACCAAGCTTCCATGATGCCCGCAGGTGGTAACCAAGCTCGCAGTGAAGCAATGGCCGAGCTATCTGTTCATATTCACGGCCTAATGACTCAACCGCAACTTGGTGATTGGATTGCAGACGCCGAAAACGAAGCGCTGAACAACGAGCAACACTCGTCACTTCGTGAAATCAAACGCCAGTGGCAACAAGCTAACCTACTTCCAGAAAAACTGGTTGAAGCTAAGTCTCTAGCGGGTTCAAAATGTGAACATGCGTGGCGTAGCCAACGTGGTAATAACGACTGGGTTGGTTTTGAAAAGAACTGGCGTGAAGTGGTTGAGCTGTCACGTGAAGAAGCACAAATCCGTGCAGATGCCGCTAACCTAACACCGTATGATGCGATGCTGGATATCTATGAACCGGGCACCAGCTCTGCTTCACTGGATATCTTATTTTCAGACGTGAAAACGTGGCTACCAAGCCTGATCGACGAAGTAATTGAAAAACAGTCAAGCGAGCAATTTAACGCGCCATCTGGTATCTATTCGACAGAGAAACAGAAAGCACTTGGCCTAGAAGTCATGAAGCTACTTCAATTCGATTTCGAACACGGCCGATTAGATGAAAGTGTTCACCCATTCTGTGGCGGCGTCCCTTCAGACGTGCGTATCACGACTCGCTACGATGAAGCTGAATTCGTTCAAAGCCTAATGGGCATCGTCCACGAAACGGGGCATGCACGTTATGAGCAAGGTTTACCTAAACACCTAGCAGGCCAACCTGCCGGTGAAGCTCGATCTATGGGTATCCATGAATCTCAGTCTTTGTTCTTCGAGATGCAAGTTGGCCGCAGCGATCCGTTCATTGGACACTTAGCGAACCTCACAGGTCAACAATTCTCTGGTTCAGAGTTTGAGAAAGACAACTTCCAGAAGATCTACACTCGCGTGAAGAAAGACTTCATCCGTGTTGATGCCGATGAGCTGACCTACCCAGCGCACGTGATTTTACGTTACGAGATTGAGCGTGACCTGATTAACGGCAAAATCAAACATACTGATGTTCCTGAACTTTGGAATACTAAGATGCAGTCTTACCTTGGTTTAAGCACTCAAGGCAACTTCACTAATGGCTGTATGCAAGACATTCACTGGACAGACGGCGCATTCGGTTATTTTCCATCTTACACACTCGGTGCGATGTACGCGGCTCAGTTCATGGCTTCAATGAAGAAAACGGTTGATGTGAACTCAGTAATTGAAAGTGGTGACCTATCGCCTATCTTCACTTGGCTTGAATCGAATATTTGGAGCAAAGGCAGCCTGCTGACCACGGATGATTTAGTGAGAGGTGCGACAGGAGAAACACTTAACGCTGCATACTTTAAAAGGCACCTAGAAGAGCGCTATCTATAA
- a CDS encoding DUF3455 domain-containing protein has product MKKQYILKTLKITATSALMAMAAQSYAGTFSQDNLPSEVRVPDGNKVAMFTVAEGNITWECKVDSSDDKNAKWAFAGPRAILSDNKGNHLVSYFGPPATWESLDGSSITGKQLAVSPSNKGSIPMQLVKANESMRSGTLKDVTYIQRINLKGGAAPMIGCTMDKLGHKVVVNYSGEYLFWKQK; this is encoded by the coding sequence GTGAAAAAACAATACATATTGAAAACATTAAAAATCACAGCAACATCAGCTCTAATGGCTATGGCTGCTCAATCCTACGCTGGTACTTTTTCTCAAGACAACCTACCAAGTGAAGTACGTGTACCGGACGGTAACAAAGTCGCCATGTTTACTGTTGCAGAAGGTAATATCACATGGGAGTGCAAAGTAGACAGTTCAGATGACAAGAATGCAAAATGGGCATTTGCTGGTCCTCGAGCCATTTTAAGTGATAACAAAGGCAACCATTTAGTCTCTTATTTTGGTCCTCCTGCAACATGGGAATCTCTTGATGGTTCATCTATTACCGGTAAACAACTAGCCGTTTCACCTTCAAATAAAGGCAGTATTCCGATGCAGTTAGTCAAAGCAAATGAGTCTATGCGTTCTGGTACATTAAAAGATGTCACTTATATACAGCGTATTAATTTAAAGGGCGGCGCTGCTCCAATGATAGGTTGTACTATGGATAAACTTGGTCATAAAGTCGTGGTTAACTACTCTGGTGAGTATCTATTTTGGAAACAAAAGTGA
- a CDS encoding LysE family translocator — protein sequence MDILNFEAFLIAITILTLTPGLDTALVIRNTSRSGLADGCMTSFGICSGLYVHAFFSAVGISAILAQSAELFQAVKMVGAVYLIWLGLSSLRALMKNGGEVKVGEQAKQAYSAKRSLREGFLSNVLNPKTAVFYLAFLPQFVNPEGSPLLQSMLMASVHFMIAMVWQCGLAGALNSAKNLLKNASFMKWMEGVTGMVLVGLGVKLLMEEPV from the coding sequence ATGGATATTTTGAACTTTGAGGCATTTCTTATTGCCATCACTATTTTAACATTAACGCCGGGTTTAGATACGGCATTAGTGATTCGCAATACGAGCCGCTCGGGCTTAGCTGACGGCTGTATGACCAGCTTTGGTATTTGTAGCGGCCTTTATGTACACGCCTTTTTCTCTGCTGTGGGGATCTCCGCGATTCTTGCTCAATCAGCTGAACTCTTTCAAGCCGTTAAAATGGTGGGCGCGGTTTACCTGATTTGGCTTGGCTTAAGCAGTTTACGAGCTTTGATGAAAAATGGTGGTGAAGTGAAGGTGGGTGAGCAAGCTAAGCAAGCCTACAGTGCTAAGCGTTCTTTGCGTGAAGGCTTCTTGTCTAATGTTCTTAACCCTAAAACGGCGGTTTTCTATTTGGCTTTTCTGCCTCAGTTCGTAAACCCTGAAGGTTCGCCGTTATTACAATCTATGCTGATGGCTTCGGTCCACTTTATGATTGCGATGGTGTGGCAATGTGGCTTAGCTGGTGCACTTAACTCGGCTAAAAACTTGCTTAAGAATGCGAGCTTTATGAAGTGGATGGAAGGTGTGACAGGCATGGTGCTGGTGGGGCTGGGTGTTAAGCTTCTGATGGAAGAACCTGTGTAG